The following are encoded together in the Drosophila takahashii strain IR98-3 E-12201 chromosome X, DtakHiC1v2, whole genome shotgun sequence genome:
- the csw gene encoding tyrosine-protein phosphatase corkscrew isoform X4, protein MSSRRWFHPTISGIEAEKLLQEQGFDGSFLARLSSSNPGAFTLSVRRGNEVTHIKIQNNGDFFDLYGGEKFATLPELVQYYMENGELKEKNGQAIELKQPLICAEPTTERWFHGNLSGKEAEKLILERGKNGSFLVRESQSKPGDFVLSVRTDDKVTHVMIRWQDKKYDVGGGESFATLSELIDHYKRNPMVETCGTVVHLRQPFNATRITAAGINARVEQLVKGGFWEEFESLQQDSRDTFSRNEGYKQENRLKNRYRNILPYDHTRVKLLDVEPSVVGAEYINANYIRLPTDGDLYNMSSSSESLNSSVPSCPACTAAQTQRNCSNCQLLNKTCVQCAVKSATLPYNNCATCSRKSDSLSKHKRSESSASSSPSSGSSGSSGSSGASGAGSVNGPGTPTNLTGGTAGCLAGLLKKHSSDSSSYGSGSGSASGFMSMAEREREREREMFKTYIATQGCLLSPQVNTVTDFWNMVWQENTRVIVMTTKEYERGKEKCARYWPDEGRTEQFGPARIQCVSENSTSDYTLREFLVSWRDQPARRIFHYHFQVWPDHGVPADPGCVLNFLQDVNTRQSHLAQAGEKPGPICVHCSAGIGRTGTFIVIDMILDQIVRNGLDTEIDIQRTIQMVRSQRSGLVQTEAQYKFVYYAVQHYIQTLIARKRAEEQSLQVGREYTNIKYTGEIGNDSQRSPLPPAISSISLVPSKTPLTPPSADSGMGMSMGMVMGVVGNKHASKQQPPLPVASCNNNNNGSGSGNSCSNGSNSSSNNGSNSMSNGGGSSNSSNGNINALLGGIGLNMRKSNFYSDSLKQQQQQQQQQQQMQQQQQREEQATAPAGAAKYKNIPKDMIGLRTPSHAPALPPPPTPPRKT, encoded by the exons ATGTCATCGCGAAG ATGGTTCCACCCAACGATATCTGGCATCGAAGCTGAGAAACTGCTGCAGGAGCAGGGATTCGACGGCTCCTTCCTCGCCCGCCTCTCCTCCTCGAATCCGGGCGCCTTCACGCTCTCCGTGCGCCGCGGCAACGAGGTGACCCAcattaaaatccaaaacaatggCGACTTCTTTGATCTCTATGGCG GTGAAAAGTTCGCAACACTGCCGGAACTGGTACAATACTATATGGAGAATGGCGAGCTGAAGGAGAAGAACGGCCAGGCCATCGAGCTGAAGCAGCCGCTGATCTGTGCCGAGCCCACCACGGAAAG ATGGTTTCATGGCAATCTTTCCGGCAAGGAAGCGGAAAAATTGATCCTGGAGCGAGGCAAGAATGGTTCGTTTCTCGTCCGTGAATCTCAGAGCAAGCCTGGCGATTTCGTCCTCTCCGTGCGGACGGACGACAAAGTAACGCATGTCATGATTCGATGGCAG GACAAGAAGTACGATGTCGGCGGCGGCGAATCGTTTGCCACTCTGTCGGAACTAATAGATCACTACAAGCGTAATCCCATGGTGGAGACGTGTGGAACGGTGGTGCATCTGCGGCAACCCTTCAACGCCACCCGAATCACGGCGGCCGGAATAAATGCCCGGGTGGAACAGCTGGTCAAG GGAGGTTTCTGGGAGGAGTTCGAGTCGCTGCAGCAGGACAGTCGGGATACCTTCTCGCGCAACGAGGGCTACAAGCAGGAGAACCGCCTGAAGAACCGCTACCGGAACATATTGCCCT ACGACCACACGCGCGTCAAGCTGCTGGACGTGGAGCCCAGCGTGGTTGGGGCCGAGTACATCAATGCCAACTACATACGCCTGCCCACCGACGGCGATCTGTACAACATGAGCAGCTCGTCGGAGAGCCTCAATAGCTCGGTGCCCTCGTGCCCCGCCTGCACGGCGGCCCAGACGCAACGGAACTGCTCCAACTGCCAGCTGCTGAACAAGACCTGCGTCCAGTGCGCCGTGAAGAGCGCCACGCTGCCGTACAACAACTGTGCCACCTGCAGCCGCAAGTCGGACTCGCTGAGCAAGCACAAGCGCAGCGAGTCCTCGGCCTCCTCCTCGCCCTCCTCCGGCTCCTCGGGCTCCTCGGGATCGTCGGGGGCCAGCGGAGCGGGCAGCGTCAACGGACCCGGCACACCCACCAATCTCACGGGCGGCACAGCCGGCTGTCTGGCCGGACTGCTCAAGAAGCACTCGAGCGACTCGTCCTCCTACGGATCGGGATCCGGATCCGCATCCGGCTTCATGTCGATGGCCGAACGGGAGCGGGAAAGGGAGCGCGAGATGTTCAAGACATACATCGCCACCCAGGGATGCCTGCTGTCGCCGCAGGTGAACACGGTGACGGACTTCTGGAACATGGTGTGGCAGGAGAACACGCGGGTGATTGTCATGACCACCAAGGAGTACGAGCGCGGCAAGGAGAAGTGCGCCCGCTACTGGCCGGACGAGGGACGGACGGAGCAGTTCGGTCCGGCGCGGATACAGTGCGTCTCGGAGAACTCGACGAGTGACTACACGCTGCGCGAGTTCCTCGTCTCGTGGCGGGATCAGCCGGCGCGCCGGATCTTCCACTACCACTTCCAGGTGTGGCCCGATCACGGGGTGCCCGCCGATCCGGGCTGTGTGCTCAACTTCCTGCAGGACGTCAACACGCGACAGAGTCACCTGGCGCAGGCAGGCGAGAAGCCG GGTCCCATCTGTGTGCACTGCTCGGCGGGCATCGGACGCACCGGCACCTTCATAGTGATCGACATGATCCTCGACCAGATCGTGCGCAATG GCTTGGATACCGAGATAGACATTCAGCGCACCATCCAGATGGTCCGGTCGCAGCGTTCCGGCCTCGTGCAGACGGAGGCCCAGTACAAGTTCGTCTACTATGCGGTGCAGCACTACATCCAGACCCTGATCGCCCGCAAAAGGGCCGAGGAGCAGAGCCTGCAGGTTGGCCGGGAGTACACCAATATAAA GTACACGGGCGAAATTGGCAACGATTCACAAAGATCTCCATTACCACCAGCAATTTCTAGCATAAGTTTAGTACCAAGTAAGACGCCATTGACGCCGCCGTCGGCGGATTCGGGCATGGGGATGAGCATGGGCATGGTCATGGGCGTCGTGGGCAACAAGCATGCCTCCAAGCAGCAGCCGCCGTTGCCGGTGGCtagctgcaacaacaacaacaatggcagtggcagtggcaatAGCTGcagcaacggcagcaacagcagcagcaacaacggcagcaacagTATGAGCAACggaggcggcagcagcaacagcagcaacggcAACATCAATGCCCTGCTGGGCGGAATCGGCTTGAATATGCGCAAGTCGAACTTTTACAGCGACTCgctgaagcagcagcagcaacagcagcagcaacagcagcagatgcaacagcaacagcaacgcgAGGAGCAGGCGACTGCTCCGGCGGGAGCAG caaaatacaaaaacattcCCAAAGACATGATCGGCCTGCGAACGCCGAGCCATGCGCCTGcgttgccgccgccgccgacgCCGCCGCGCAAAACATGA
- the csw gene encoding tyrosine-protein phosphatase corkscrew isoform X2, with product MLFNKCLEKLSSSLGNVVNHKLQEKQVYNNNNNNINNNNNNSSSINNNAYNKQRNFEYERAIQAHYGGKGRRSEERERSGKLRASKGQKSKVTPPEEPEVETACKKCMTHDELAQIIRGVNQSQGNQINQNNRLQRRRRPLSAQPSAAASASTSTESLHRLTPSPQASSSAHASYPATPTSWSATPPQFPAAFGGASCSGSTLSLLATMRVQLHGYTWFHGNLSGKEAEKLILERGKNGSFLVRESQSKPGDFVLSVRTDDKVTHVMIRWQDKKYDVGGGESFATLSELIDHYKRNPMVETCGTVVHLRQPFNATRITAAGINARVEQLVKGGFWEEFESLQQDSRDTFSRNEGYKQENRLKNRYRNILPYDHTRVKLLDVEPSVVGAEYINANYIRLPTDGDLYNMSSSSESLNSSVPSCPACTAAQTQRNCSNCQLLNKTCVQCAVKSATLPYNNCATCSRKSDSLSKHKRSESSASSSPSSGSSGSSGSSGASGAGSVNGPGTPTNLTGGTAGCLAGLLKKHSSDSSSYGSGSGSASGFMSMAEREREREREMFKTYIATQGCLLSPQVNTVTDFWNMVWQENTRVIVMTTKEYERGKEKCARYWPDEGRTEQFGPARIQCVSENSTSDYTLREFLVSWRDQPARRIFHYHFQVWPDHGVPADPGCVLNFLQDVNTRQSHLAQAGEKPGPICVHCSAGIGRTGTFIVIDMILDQIVRNGLDTEIDIQRTIQMVRSQRSGLVQTEAQYKFVYYAVQHYIQTLIARKRAEEQSLQVGREYTNIKYTGEIGNDSQRSPLPPAISSISLVPSKTPLTPPSADSGMGMSMGMVMGVVGNKHASKQQPPLPVASCNNNNNGSGSGNSCSNGSNSSSNNGSNSMSNGGGSSNSSNGNINALLGGIGLNMRKSNFYSDSLKQQQQQQQQQQQMQQQQQREEQATAPAGAAKYKNIPKDMIGLRTPSHAPALPPPPTPPRKT from the exons ATGCTGTTCAACAAATGCCTGGAAAAGTTGTCCAGCTCGCTGGGCAATGTGGTCAATCACAAGCTGCAAGAGAAACAAGtctacaacaataataataataatataaataataataataacaatagtAGTAGTATAAACAACAATGCGTACAATAAGCAGCGGAACTTTGAGTACGAGAGGGCCATTCAGGCGCACTACGGCGGCAAGGGAAGGCGATCGGAGGAGCGGGAGAGGAGCGGCAAGTTGAGGGCCAGCAAGGGTCAGAAGTCAAAGGTCACGCCACCGGAAGAACCGGAAGTGGAGACGGCCTGCAAGAAGTGCATGACCCACGACGAGCTGGCCCAGATCATCAGGGGCGTCAATCAGAGCCAAGGCAATCAGATTAATCAAAACAATCGCCTCCAGCGAAGACGTCGTCCCCTGTCCGCCCAGCcatccgccgccgcctccgcctccACGTCCACGGAGTCCCTGCACCGGCTCACCCCCAGCCCCcaggcctcctcctccgcacATGCCTCCtacccggccacgcccacctccTGGTCGGCCACCCCGCCCCAATTCCCAGCCGCCTTCGGGGGAGCCAGCTGCTCCGGCAGCACCCTCTCTCTGCTGGCCACCATGCGCGTCCAGCTCCATGGTTACAC ATGGTTTCATGGCAATCTTTCCGGCAAGGAAGCGGAAAAATTGATCCTGGAGCGAGGCAAGAATGGTTCGTTTCTCGTCCGTGAATCTCAGAGCAAGCCTGGCGATTTCGTCCTCTCCGTGCGGACGGACGACAAAGTAACGCATGTCATGATTCGATGGCAG GACAAGAAGTACGATGTCGGCGGCGGCGAATCGTTTGCCACTCTGTCGGAACTAATAGATCACTACAAGCGTAATCCCATGGTGGAGACGTGTGGAACGGTGGTGCATCTGCGGCAACCCTTCAACGCCACCCGAATCACGGCGGCCGGAATAAATGCCCGGGTGGAACAGCTGGTCAAG GGAGGTTTCTGGGAGGAGTTCGAGTCGCTGCAGCAGGACAGTCGGGATACCTTCTCGCGCAACGAGGGCTACAAGCAGGAGAACCGCCTGAAGAACCGCTACCGGAACATATTGCCCT ACGACCACACGCGCGTCAAGCTGCTGGACGTGGAGCCCAGCGTGGTTGGGGCCGAGTACATCAATGCCAACTACATACGCCTGCCCACCGACGGCGATCTGTACAACATGAGCAGCTCGTCGGAGAGCCTCAATAGCTCGGTGCCCTCGTGCCCCGCCTGCACGGCGGCCCAGACGCAACGGAACTGCTCCAACTGCCAGCTGCTGAACAAGACCTGCGTCCAGTGCGCCGTGAAGAGCGCCACGCTGCCGTACAACAACTGTGCCACCTGCAGCCGCAAGTCGGACTCGCTGAGCAAGCACAAGCGCAGCGAGTCCTCGGCCTCCTCCTCGCCCTCCTCCGGCTCCTCGGGCTCCTCGGGATCGTCGGGGGCCAGCGGAGCGGGCAGCGTCAACGGACCCGGCACACCCACCAATCTCACGGGCGGCACAGCCGGCTGTCTGGCCGGACTGCTCAAGAAGCACTCGAGCGACTCGTCCTCCTACGGATCGGGATCCGGATCCGCATCCGGCTTCATGTCGATGGCCGAACGGGAGCGGGAAAGGGAGCGCGAGATGTTCAAGACATACATCGCCACCCAGGGATGCCTGCTGTCGCCGCAGGTGAACACGGTGACGGACTTCTGGAACATGGTGTGGCAGGAGAACACGCGGGTGATTGTCATGACCACCAAGGAGTACGAGCGCGGCAAGGAGAAGTGCGCCCGCTACTGGCCGGACGAGGGACGGACGGAGCAGTTCGGTCCGGCGCGGATACAGTGCGTCTCGGAGAACTCGACGAGTGACTACACGCTGCGCGAGTTCCTCGTCTCGTGGCGGGATCAGCCGGCGCGCCGGATCTTCCACTACCACTTCCAGGTGTGGCCCGATCACGGGGTGCCCGCCGATCCGGGCTGTGTGCTCAACTTCCTGCAGGACGTCAACACGCGACAGAGTCACCTGGCGCAGGCAGGCGAGAAGCCG GGTCCCATCTGTGTGCACTGCTCGGCGGGCATCGGACGCACCGGCACCTTCATAGTGATCGACATGATCCTCGACCAGATCGTGCGCAATG GCTTGGATACCGAGATAGACATTCAGCGCACCATCCAGATGGTCCGGTCGCAGCGTTCCGGCCTCGTGCAGACGGAGGCCCAGTACAAGTTCGTCTACTATGCGGTGCAGCACTACATCCAGACCCTGATCGCCCGCAAAAGGGCCGAGGAGCAGAGCCTGCAGGTTGGCCGGGAGTACACCAATATAAA GTACACGGGCGAAATTGGCAACGATTCACAAAGATCTCCATTACCACCAGCAATTTCTAGCATAAGTTTAGTACCAAGTAAGACGCCATTGACGCCGCCGTCGGCGGATTCGGGCATGGGGATGAGCATGGGCATGGTCATGGGCGTCGTGGGCAACAAGCATGCCTCCAAGCAGCAGCCGCCGTTGCCGGTGGCtagctgcaacaacaacaacaatggcagtggcagtggcaatAGCTGcagcaacggcagcaacagcagcagcaacaacggcagcaacagTATGAGCAACggaggcggcagcagcaacagcagcaacggcAACATCAATGCCCTGCTGGGCGGAATCGGCTTGAATATGCGCAAGTCGAACTTTTACAGCGACTCgctgaagcagcagcagcaacagcagcagcaacagcagcagatgcaacagcaacagcaacgcgAGGAGCAGGCGACTGCTCCGGCGGGAGCAG caaaatacaaaaacattcCCAAAGACATGATCGGCCTGCGAACGCCGAGCCATGCGCCTGcgttgccgccgccgccgacgCCGCCGCGCAAAACATGA
- the csw gene encoding tyrosine-protein phosphatase corkscrew isoform X3 encodes MSSRRWFHPTISGIEAEKLLQEQGFDGSFLARLSSSNPGAFTLSVRRGNEVTHIKIQNNGDFFDLYGGEKFATLPELVQYYMENGELKEKNGQAIELKQPLICAEPTTERWFHGNLSGKEAEKLILERGKNGSFLVRESQSKPGDFVLSVRTDDKVTHVMIRWQDKKYDVGGGESFATLSELIDHYKRNPMVETCGTVVHLRQPFNATRITAAGINARVEQLVKGGFWEEFESLQQDSRDTFSRNEGYKQENRLKNRYRNILPYDHTRVKLLDVEPSVVGAEYINANYIRLPTDGDLYNMSSSSESLNSSVPSCPACTAAQTQRNCSNCQLLNKTCVQCAVKSATLPYNNCATCSRKSDSLSKHKRSESSASSSPSSGSSGSSGSSGASGAGSVNGPGTPTNLTGGTAGCLAGLLKKHSSDSSSYGSGSGSASGFMSMAEREREREREMFKTYIATQGCLLSPQVNTVTDFWNMVWQENTRVIVMTTKEYERGKEKCARYWPDEGRTEQFGPARIQCVSENSTSDYTLREFLVSWRDQPARRIFHYHFQVWPDHGVPADPGCVLNFLQDVNTRQSHLAQAGEKPGPICVHCSAGIGRTGTFIVIDMILDQIVRNGLDTEIDIQRTIQMVRSQRSGLVQTEAQYKFVYYAVQHYIQTLIARKRAEEQSLQVGREYTNIKYTGEIGNDSQRSPLPPAISSISLVPSKTPLTPPSADSGMGMSMGMVMGVVGNKHASKQQPPLPVASCNNNNNGSGSGNSCSNGSNSSSNNGSNSMSNGGGSSNSSNGNINALLGGIGLNMRKSNFYSDSLKQQQQQQQQQQQMQQQQQREEQATAPAGAGKIQQQPAPPLRPRPGILKLLTSPVIFQQNTKTFPKT; translated from the exons ATGTCATCGCGAAG ATGGTTCCACCCAACGATATCTGGCATCGAAGCTGAGAAACTGCTGCAGGAGCAGGGATTCGACGGCTCCTTCCTCGCCCGCCTCTCCTCCTCGAATCCGGGCGCCTTCACGCTCTCCGTGCGCCGCGGCAACGAGGTGACCCAcattaaaatccaaaacaatggCGACTTCTTTGATCTCTATGGCG GTGAAAAGTTCGCAACACTGCCGGAACTGGTACAATACTATATGGAGAATGGCGAGCTGAAGGAGAAGAACGGCCAGGCCATCGAGCTGAAGCAGCCGCTGATCTGTGCCGAGCCCACCACGGAAAG ATGGTTTCATGGCAATCTTTCCGGCAAGGAAGCGGAAAAATTGATCCTGGAGCGAGGCAAGAATGGTTCGTTTCTCGTCCGTGAATCTCAGAGCAAGCCTGGCGATTTCGTCCTCTCCGTGCGGACGGACGACAAAGTAACGCATGTCATGATTCGATGGCAG GACAAGAAGTACGATGTCGGCGGCGGCGAATCGTTTGCCACTCTGTCGGAACTAATAGATCACTACAAGCGTAATCCCATGGTGGAGACGTGTGGAACGGTGGTGCATCTGCGGCAACCCTTCAACGCCACCCGAATCACGGCGGCCGGAATAAATGCCCGGGTGGAACAGCTGGTCAAG GGAGGTTTCTGGGAGGAGTTCGAGTCGCTGCAGCAGGACAGTCGGGATACCTTCTCGCGCAACGAGGGCTACAAGCAGGAGAACCGCCTGAAGAACCGCTACCGGAACATATTGCCCT ACGACCACACGCGCGTCAAGCTGCTGGACGTGGAGCCCAGCGTGGTTGGGGCCGAGTACATCAATGCCAACTACATACGCCTGCCCACCGACGGCGATCTGTACAACATGAGCAGCTCGTCGGAGAGCCTCAATAGCTCGGTGCCCTCGTGCCCCGCCTGCACGGCGGCCCAGACGCAACGGAACTGCTCCAACTGCCAGCTGCTGAACAAGACCTGCGTCCAGTGCGCCGTGAAGAGCGCCACGCTGCCGTACAACAACTGTGCCACCTGCAGCCGCAAGTCGGACTCGCTGAGCAAGCACAAGCGCAGCGAGTCCTCGGCCTCCTCCTCGCCCTCCTCCGGCTCCTCGGGCTCCTCGGGATCGTCGGGGGCCAGCGGAGCGGGCAGCGTCAACGGACCCGGCACACCCACCAATCTCACGGGCGGCACAGCCGGCTGTCTGGCCGGACTGCTCAAGAAGCACTCGAGCGACTCGTCCTCCTACGGATCGGGATCCGGATCCGCATCCGGCTTCATGTCGATGGCCGAACGGGAGCGGGAAAGGGAGCGCGAGATGTTCAAGACATACATCGCCACCCAGGGATGCCTGCTGTCGCCGCAGGTGAACACGGTGACGGACTTCTGGAACATGGTGTGGCAGGAGAACACGCGGGTGATTGTCATGACCACCAAGGAGTACGAGCGCGGCAAGGAGAAGTGCGCCCGCTACTGGCCGGACGAGGGACGGACGGAGCAGTTCGGTCCGGCGCGGATACAGTGCGTCTCGGAGAACTCGACGAGTGACTACACGCTGCGCGAGTTCCTCGTCTCGTGGCGGGATCAGCCGGCGCGCCGGATCTTCCACTACCACTTCCAGGTGTGGCCCGATCACGGGGTGCCCGCCGATCCGGGCTGTGTGCTCAACTTCCTGCAGGACGTCAACACGCGACAGAGTCACCTGGCGCAGGCAGGCGAGAAGCCG GGTCCCATCTGTGTGCACTGCTCGGCGGGCATCGGACGCACCGGCACCTTCATAGTGATCGACATGATCCTCGACCAGATCGTGCGCAATG GCTTGGATACCGAGATAGACATTCAGCGCACCATCCAGATGGTCCGGTCGCAGCGTTCCGGCCTCGTGCAGACGGAGGCCCAGTACAAGTTCGTCTACTATGCGGTGCAGCACTACATCCAGACCCTGATCGCCCGCAAAAGGGCCGAGGAGCAGAGCCTGCAGGTTGGCCGGGAGTACACCAATATAAA GTACACGGGCGAAATTGGCAACGATTCACAAAGATCTCCATTACCACCAGCAATTTCTAGCATAAGTTTAGTACCAAGTAAGACGCCATTGACGCCGCCGTCGGCGGATTCGGGCATGGGGATGAGCATGGGCATGGTCATGGGCGTCGTGGGCAACAAGCATGCCTCCAAGCAGCAGCCGCCGTTGCCGGTGGCtagctgcaacaacaacaacaatggcagtggcagtggcaatAGCTGcagcaacggcagcaacagcagcagcaacaacggcagcaacagTATGAGCAACggaggcggcagcagcaacagcagcaacggcAACATCAATGCCCTGCTGGGCGGAATCGGCTTGAATATGCGCAAGTCGAACTTTTACAGCGACTCgctgaagcagcagcagcaacagcagcagcaacagcagcagatgcaacagcaacagcaacgcgAGGAGCAGGCGACTGCTCCGGCGGGAGCAGGTAAGATCCAGCAGCAGCCGGCGCCGCCGCTGCGACCGCGTCCCGGCATACTCAAGTTGCTCACCAGTCCCGTCATCTTTcagcaaaatacaaaaacattcCCAAAGACATGA
- the csw gene encoding tyrosine-protein phosphatase corkscrew isoform X5, with product MIRWQDKKYDVGGGESFATLSELIDHYKRNPMVETCGTVVHLRQPFNATRITAAGINARVEQLVKGGFWEEFESLQQDSRDTFSRNEGYKQENRLKNRYRNILPYDHTRVKLLDVEPSVVGAEYINANYIRLPTDGDLYNMSSSSESLNSSVPSCPACTAAQTQRNCSNCQLLNKTCVQCAVKSATLPYNNCATCSRKSDSLSKHKRSESSASSSPSSGSSGSSGSSGASGAGSVNGPGTPTNLTGGTAGCLAGLLKKHSSDSSSYGSGSGSASGFMSMAEREREREREMFKTYIATQGCLLSPQVNTVTDFWNMVWQENTRVIVMTTKEYERGKEKCARYWPDEGRTEQFGPARIQCVSENSTSDYTLREFLVSWRDQPARRIFHYHFQVWPDHGVPADPGCVLNFLQDVNTRQSHLAQAGEKPGPICVHCSAGIGRTGTFIVIDMILDQIVRNGLDTEIDIQRTIQMVRSQRSGLVQTEAQYKFVYYAVQHYIQTLIARKRAEEQSLQVGREYTNIKYTGEIGNDSQRSPLPPAISSISLVPSKTPLTPPSADSGMGMSMGMVMGVVGNKHASKQQPPLPVASCNNNNNGSGSGNSCSNGSNSSSNNGSNSMSNGGGSSNSSNGNINALLGGIGLNMRKSNFYSDSLKQQQQQQQQQQQMQQQQQREEQATAPAGAGKIQQQPAPPLRPRPGILKLLTSPVIFQQNTKTFPKT from the exons ATGATTCGATGGCAG GACAAGAAGTACGATGTCGGCGGCGGCGAATCGTTTGCCACTCTGTCGGAACTAATAGATCACTACAAGCGTAATCCCATGGTGGAGACGTGTGGAACGGTGGTGCATCTGCGGCAACCCTTCAACGCCACCCGAATCACGGCGGCCGGAATAAATGCCCGGGTGGAACAGCTGGTCAAG GGAGGTTTCTGGGAGGAGTTCGAGTCGCTGCAGCAGGACAGTCGGGATACCTTCTCGCGCAACGAGGGCTACAAGCAGGAGAACCGCCTGAAGAACCGCTACCGGAACATATTGCCCT ACGACCACACGCGCGTCAAGCTGCTGGACGTGGAGCCCAGCGTGGTTGGGGCCGAGTACATCAATGCCAACTACATACGCCTGCCCACCGACGGCGATCTGTACAACATGAGCAGCTCGTCGGAGAGCCTCAATAGCTCGGTGCCCTCGTGCCCCGCCTGCACGGCGGCCCAGACGCAACGGAACTGCTCCAACTGCCAGCTGCTGAACAAGACCTGCGTCCAGTGCGCCGTGAAGAGCGCCACGCTGCCGTACAACAACTGTGCCACCTGCAGCCGCAAGTCGGACTCGCTGAGCAAGCACAAGCGCAGCGAGTCCTCGGCCTCCTCCTCGCCCTCCTCCGGCTCCTCGGGCTCCTCGGGATCGTCGGGGGCCAGCGGAGCGGGCAGCGTCAACGGACCCGGCACACCCACCAATCTCACGGGCGGCACAGCCGGCTGTCTGGCCGGACTGCTCAAGAAGCACTCGAGCGACTCGTCCTCCTACGGATCGGGATCCGGATCCGCATCCGGCTTCATGTCGATGGCCGAACGGGAGCGGGAAAGGGAGCGCGAGATGTTCAAGACATACATCGCCACCCAGGGATGCCTGCTGTCGCCGCAGGTGAACACGGTGACGGACTTCTGGAACATGGTGTGGCAGGAGAACACGCGGGTGATTGTCATGACCACCAAGGAGTACGAGCGCGGCAAGGAGAAGTGCGCCCGCTACTGGCCGGACGAGGGACGGACGGAGCAGTTCGGTCCGGCGCGGATACAGTGCGTCTCGGAGAACTCGACGAGTGACTACACGCTGCGCGAGTTCCTCGTCTCGTGGCGGGATCAGCCGGCGCGCCGGATCTTCCACTACCACTTCCAGGTGTGGCCCGATCACGGGGTGCCCGCCGATCCGGGCTGTGTGCTCAACTTCCTGCAGGACGTCAACACGCGACAGAGTCACCTGGCGCAGGCAGGCGAGAAGCCG GGTCCCATCTGTGTGCACTGCTCGGCGGGCATCGGACGCACCGGCACCTTCATAGTGATCGACATGATCCTCGACCAGATCGTGCGCAATG GCTTGGATACCGAGATAGACATTCAGCGCACCATCCAGATGGTCCGGTCGCAGCGTTCCGGCCTCGTGCAGACGGAGGCCCAGTACAAGTTCGTCTACTATGCGGTGCAGCACTACATCCAGACCCTGATCGCCCGCAAAAGGGCCGAGGAGCAGAGCCTGCAGGTTGGCCGGGAGTACACCAATATAAA GTACACGGGCGAAATTGGCAACGATTCACAAAGATCTCCATTACCACCAGCAATTTCTAGCATAAGTTTAGTACCAAGTAAGACGCCATTGACGCCGCCGTCGGCGGATTCGGGCATGGGGATGAGCATGGGCATGGTCATGGGCGTCGTGGGCAACAAGCATGCCTCCAAGCAGCAGCCGCCGTTGCCGGTGGCtagctgcaacaacaacaacaatggcagtggcagtggcaatAGCTGcagcaacggcagcaacagcagcagcaacaacggcagcaacagTATGAGCAACggaggcggcagcagcaacagcagcaacggcAACATCAATGCCCTGCTGGGCGGAATCGGCTTGAATATGCGCAAGTCGAACTTTTACAGCGACTCgctgaagcagcagcagcaacagcagcagcaacagcagcagatgcaacagcaacagcaacgcgAGGAGCAGGCGACTGCTCCGGCGGGAGCAGGTAAGATCCAGCAGCAGCCGGCGCCGCCGCTGCGACCGCGTCCCGGCATACTCAAGTTGCTCACCAGTCCCGTCATCTTTcagcaaaatacaaaaacattcCCAAAGACATGA